In Pirellula sp. SH-Sr6A, the DNA window AATCGTGTAGCAGCCCGCCTCAAGCCAAGTCCAAACGTTACCATGAGACGTGTTTGGGTGCCAACCCGGGCTGGCGTCTTGCGCTTCGTCGAGACCTCGAACCACAACGACGTCCATATTGCCGCTGTCGCGGAGCAATCGATCGACCAACGACGCTGCGCGAGACCACCAGTGATGCCCGGTATCACCTGTCTTGCCAACCACAATCTTCGTTACATTGCGACTCGAAGCGTACGCGATCAACGCTTGGCTAACATCGTCACCGGATGCCTGAACGATTTCGCCACCTAGGCTTTCGGCAAGCTTCAAATTGCGATGGAGCTGCTGGCGATCGCCGTCGCTCCATCGAGCGGCAGCCGACGACTCAATATGCAATGCAATCCAGGGCGATTGAAGACGATCCGCAAGCCGTTTGGCTGCTCGCACCACTTTGGCTGACGATGGACTCGGACCAACACAAACCAGCAATCGCTCATTGGTTGGCCAAGGACGATTGCTTGCACTTCCGAGCCTCGCGATTTCTACGTCTTCGTGCACTCGGTCGGCAGCGTGTCGTAACGCCAACTCCCGAAGTGCCACGAGGTTATGCTTGCGAAAAAACTTTTCTAGCGCGAACGCGGCTTGTGTGGGAACATAGATTTTCCCTTGGCGTAAACGCTCCAAGAGATCGTCGGGGGAAACGTCGATAAGCGTAACCTCATCAGCCCGCTCCAGAACGGAATCTGGCACCGTTTCGCGGACCTGGACTCCACTAATTTCAGCAATGACATTATTCAGCGACTCGATATGCTGTACGTTCAGAGTTGAAAGGACATTTATTCCTGCTGCGAGTAGTTCTTCCACATCCTGCCAGCGCTTCGCGTGACGCCCACCCATTGCGTTAGTATGAGCAAGCTCATCCACCAGAATGAACTCAGGCTTGCTGGCCAGCGCCGTATCTAAATCAAATTCCCGTAGTATCGAACCGCGGTATGAAACTTCTAGTGGGGGCAATACTTTGAGCCCTTCCGTTAAGACCTGAGTCTCGGGGCGAGCATGTGGCTCAATGTATCCAAGCACAACGTCACGCCCCTCCCGCTTCATCGCCTGAGCAGCTTGAAGCATTGCATAGGTCTTGCCTACACCGGCCGCATAGCCCAGGAACAATCGCAACTTGCCTGCCGAGGATGCGAATGGAGCTGCATCGGAATCCGAACGAATTCGAGCCAGCATCTGCTCGGGCGTCGGTCGCTCTTGCTCGTTCATCGCGTCCGATCCACATCTTCCGTTGCAACCAGCGGGAGCGTGTCAGCGTCAGGTACCCTCTCCAACAAAGTTGCAGCAACTGACAAATCACCAAACCGGGAACTAACGCGTTTCGGTTGATGGATCGAATCCAGCATCAAATTGAACTCGAAAACGTTGACGAACCCCTCGGGAGCTGCGGTATTGGTCAACTCAGAAGCTGCCTGCCTTTGCAATAGATCTTGGAGGATGGAAATGTCTACCTGTCGGCTCATGGCTATTCGGTCTGCTTGAATCAGGGCGGCCGCAAGGCTTATATGGGGGTCCAATCCTGACCCTGACGCCGTGACCAAATCAGCAGGGATCGTAGCCCCATTTTTCAAGGCGTAATTCGATAGTATCGCTTTCGCCCGTTTGCGAATATCAGGATTGGTAGGCGACATATTACTTCCGCCCGCACCCGCAGCATTGTAATCGACTGCCGATGGTCTGGGCCATAAGTACTCGGGGCGGGAGAACTTCTGCGCCACTAGTCGAGAACCGACGACTTTTCCGTCGCTCCCATAAACCAAACTGCCGAGGCGTTTCTCTGGCGCAATCACAGTTGCAGCCGCAAGCACCAGAGCCGTGTATGCGATAACACAAACGCTGATTGTCAGCCCTGTCAGCCGAAGCGCACGAATGAATTCAGTAAACACCCTATTCTCTCCTTCAAGTTGATAAATTTTAAATCCAACCCACCGCAACCAACATCCAATCGATGGCTTTGATACCAACAAAGGGAACAATCAATCCGCCGAGCCCGTAGACAAGCAGGTTCGTTCCTAGCAGTGCGTCTGCTCCGATAGGACGATACTTCACACCCTTGATGGCGATAGGAATAAGTAGCGGTATGATCACTGCATTGAAGATAACGGCAGCGAGAATGGCACTCCTGGGAGTCGCTAACCCCATAATATTGAGGGGTGCTAGGTGTGGCATGGCACTCATGAATACCGCGGGAATGATCGCAAAGTATTTGGCGACATCATTCGCGATACTGAACGTTGTCAGTGCACCGCGAGTCATCAGCATCTGCTTTCCCGTCGCGACAACATCGATCAACTTGGTCGGATTAGAGTCCAAGTCAACCATATTTCCAGCCTCTTTCGCTGCCTGCGTTCCCGAGTTCATCGCAACGGCCACATCGGCTTGAGCAAGTGCGGGCGCGTCGTTGGTCCCGTCGCCGGTCATGGCCACCATATGCCCCTCGCTTTGGTAACGGCGGATCAGTTCCAATTTCGCCTCAGGTGTCGCTTCTGCTAGGTAATCGTCAACGCCCGCTTCTGCTGCAATCGCTGCGGCTGTAAGTGGGTTGTCGCCGGTGATCATGACCGTCTTGATCCCCATTCGCCGCAGTTCGATGAATCGCTCTTTGATTCCCCCCTTCACGATATCTTTCAAATAGACAACACCTAGGGCTTGATCATTCTCAGCGACGACGAGCGGCGTCCCTCCCGCTTTTGCAATGCATTCGGCTTCTGACTTCACTTCGCGCGGCAGTTCCCTACCGTGCGCCGCTAGGTGGTTTGCGATCGCATCGACCGCACCTTTACGAATGACGCGACCTTCGAGATTGAGTCCGCTCATTCGAGTCCGAGCGCTAAATGGCACAACCTCGGCAGCCATTTCCTCGAGTGATTGCCCCCGAAGACTGTATTGGTTCTTCGCGAGAATAACAATACTGCGGCCTTCGGCTGTTTCGTCTGCCAAGGAAGCAAGCTGGGCGACCGTCGCCAGACGCTTCTCGTCGATTCCAGGTGCGGGGATGAACTCGGCGGCTTGACGATTTCCCAGCGTTATCGTTCCCGTTTTGTCGAGTAGCAACACGTCCACATCACCGGCTGCTTCTACAGCACGTCCCGACATCGCCATCACGTTCGCTTGGCTAAGTCTCGCGATACCAGCGATCCCAATAGCGGCAAGCAACGCGCCGATTGTGGTTGGAATCAAACAAACCAACAGAGCCACCAGAGTAGGAATATCGATCGTGACGTTAAAGTAGGTAGCTATGGGATACAGCGTTACGCAGACCAACAGAAACACCATGGTTAATCCTGCCAGCAGAATCGTGAGCGCAATCTCGTTGGGTGTCTTGCTGCGATTAGCCCCTTCCACCATCGCGATCATGCGATCCAGAAAGCTTTCCCCTGGCTTGGCGGTAACTTTTACGACGATGTGATCTGAGACCACTCGCGTTCCGCCCGTCACAGCGCTCCGGTCTCCGCCGCTCTCGCGAATTACCGGAGCGCTCTCGCCAGTGACGGCACTCTCGTCAACGAGCGCAATCCCTTGCACAACTTCGCCGTCAGCCGGAATCGTTTCGCCTGGACGAACTACTACGTAATCTCCAACCTTTAGCGTGGAGGCCGGCACTTCATCGATAACACGTCCTGCGATCTCCGCTACTTTATTCGCCGTCACATCTTTGCGAGCGGAGCGCAAACTAGCAGCTTGAGCTCGCCCACGGGCTTCTGCAACCGACTCTGCAAAATTTGCGAACAACACGGTAAACCAGAGAATGACGGTCAATCCCAAGAAGTACGAAGCGGCCTCTCCTCCTGCAAAGATGGCTTCGGCCGTGATCAAAGTCGTTAACGCAGCTCCAACCTCAGCGATGAACATCACTGGGTTTTTGGCCATGCGCACGGGGTTGAGCATCTCGAACGATCTGAAGATAGAGGGAACGAGCATGCTCCAGTTAAACAGTTCTGGTCTTGGTCGATGGGAAGGTTGTCCCGGTTGACCTGAACTGGGTTGGCTCGAGCTCGGCTCGACGGAGACGGTAGACATCTTTTTCACTCCAATTGTTGATTGCGATGGTTTATTGAGCAGTCTGCAATTGCTCGGCGATCGGTCCCAAGACGGCGAGCGGCAAGAACAAGAGCGCTCCAACTATCAACACCGTTCCAAGCAGAATGACACAAAACAACCATGAGTCAGTACGGAAGGTGCCTGCGCCCTCAGGCGTCGCCCGCTTGCTACTGAGCGATCCGGCGATCGCCAGCGGTGCGATGATCGGGATGAAGCGAGCGAACAACATCACAAGACCGGTAGCAATGTTCCAAGGCGGTGTGTTGTCTGCAAGTCCTTCGAAGCCTGATCCGTTGTTGGCTGCGGCTGAGCTGAACTCGTAAAAAATTTGGGTCAGGCCGTGGCTGCCTGGATTGCTGATTGTGCCCCTACCCCATGCTGTAGCAGCGAAAAGAGCTGTTCCCCCCAGAATAAACAGCGGATGGGACAGAATCGTTAGCAAAGCTAACTTGATCTCAAAGGCTTCAATCTTCCTAGCAAGATACTCAGGGGTTCGCCCCACCATCATGCCAGCCAAGAACACCGACATAACAATGAACATGAACATATTCAACATACCAACGCCCACACCACCGAACTCCACGTTGAGCCACATGCCGGTCAACGGAGCGATGCTAGTCATAGGATTTAGGCTGTCATGCATAGCATTGACTGAACCGTTTGATGTCGAAGTCGTTGATACCGCCCAGACAGGTCCAGCTAACGTTCCAAATCGAAGTTCTTTGCCTTCCAAATTGCTTGATGATGCAATGGGCAGGCTATCCAAAGCCTTTGTCGACTGCTGCTCACAGATGCTCGCGTACGCGATGAATCCAACGAACAGGATTAGCATCACTCCAAAGACTGCATGCGAGTGACGTAAGCGTCCGGTGACGCGCCCAAACATCCATACACTAGCCATTGGGATCAAAATGATGGAAAAGTTGCTGATGACGTTGGTCCAGAAAGTCGGATTCTCCAATGGATGCGTACTATTTGTGCCAAAAAAACCACCGCCGTTGGTGCCTAATTGTTTGATTGCCACAAAGGCAGCCACTGGACCGCGGGCAATGGTCTGTGTCGCTCCTTCGAGCGTCGTTGCCTCCACTGCACCAGCCAATGCCATCGGCACGCCACTGACAGCCAAACACAATGCCACAACGATTGCCAAGGGTAAGAGAACCAGAAACGAAGCTGTAGCCACGTCACGATAGAAATCCCCCATAATCTTCGCGCCCGCCATGACCCGTGCAACCGCCACGAGCACTGCGAGACCAGTGGCTGCCGAAACGAATTGCAACCACATAAGAGATAGTTGCGAGAAGTAACTTAAGGCGACTTCACCGGAGTAATGCTGAAGGTTCGTATTGGTGACAAACGAAATCGCTGTGTTAAACGCGAGCGTTGGCTCTAAGCCAACTTTCTTATCTGGGTTGAGGGGCAAGTAGTCTTGAAACGAGAGTACAGCGTAAACGAGCACGAACATCCCGTAGTTGAACACGAGCATACTACGACAATAGCCAGACCAAGTGCCTGTAGTAGACAGATCGATTCGCCCCAGCCCCAAGTCGAGCCAGTGATGCCAGCGTCGAATAAATGGTGAGGGGCTCTGGGAATCGAACGCCCATTGCATGTAACGAGACAGCGGCCAAGCCATCGCGACTGCCATGCCCAATATCAGAACAAATGGAATCCAAGTATTCATGACGATCACGTTCTCCTAAAACTTCTCAGGGCGTAACATCGCGTAGGTCAGATAGACGAATGACAGAACAACCACCAAAATGACGATGGCATTCATAGGGCACCTCGCGATCGTTCGATCCAGTGGATCAGTGACCAGAGAAGTGCGAACCCACAGGTCGCGATCAGGAACATGGTTAGCGTCGGCATTGCGAACTCCTTCAGTACGAGAAACTGAGAAGAAGTATCGCCATGTCGATATTAAGCGCGCATCAAAAGCGTCTGCGGAGGTATCAAAGTTTTATCAAGACGGGGCCCATTACCCTTAAGCAAATCTCCTCGCTCGGCGCATTTCTAGCCATCGTTTCCTTCTCCCGCCACCATCCACCGCTTCACGTCACCTTGCGGTTCCATCCGTCCACCAATCCGCTGGCGGGCGTTTGCGTCCGGTCCCATCCCTCTTATCAGCCGTCAGGCGTCTACGACCTCATGCAACACACCATCCACCTCGTAGAAACAATCGGATCGCCCGAGTTTCGCCCTGAACTCGACGCCCCAGCATCTCCCTACCTGCAGTCCGGTCTGTTCGGTGTTCTACACAATGGTGGTGAAGGATTTCTTTTTTCTTGATTTCAAAAAGGGTTCGTCGCCTGCCTACCCTGATGTACAAGGTATCGATGCAGTCGTTTCTCTCCATGATAACTGCACTTCAATCCGATCGCCGGGCCGAAGATCGCGCCGTCCGGCACTGAAGATCCGCGACCAACGAAAAATGGTAAGATACGGGTCGCAGGGAACACCCATCCAAAACGCAAAGTTCAAACAACACCCATCACCCTCCACGACGACTGGCAAAAATCGATGGCCAAGTTGTCGCCAGCCTTGCATTTCGGTATTATCCCTTTGAATGCACCCCACCTTTCCTTCCTTCCTCCAGCCCTCCCCTATCCTCCACATCGGTCTTGAATACTTCGAATGTGTTCCGAGACGGAATGGATCCACGAGACCTGCGCCAAGATCGCATTGCAATTCCCGTATTCTTAGAGAGATACAGCACCGATGATGACTACCCAATTTCTCTACCGAATCGCTTTCCTCGCCACGGTATGGATCACTGTAAGCACGCTCGAGGCTGCCGAAAAAGAGCCATTCCATTTTGGCCACCGTGGGGGCGCACACGAATTTGAAGAAAACACACTCTTCGCTTTCAAAAGTTGCTACGAAAAAGGGATCCGGGGTTTCGAGCTTGATGTGCGCATGACCAGCGATGGGGAATTGGTCGTATTGCACGATGATTCCCTGGATCGGACGCATCACGGTACGGGGCCAGTCGAATCGCTGAAGGCCGCCGAGGCCCGGAAAGTTCACTCCAAGAAACAGAACGAGCCGCTGCTGTTCCTGGACACTCTGCTTGCCTTCTTGAAAGACAAGCCAGGCATGTACGTGGAGTTTGAGATGAAGACCAGCAACAAGGATCTCTATCCTGATTCCCGCATAGCCGAGTATGCCGCCAAGTTGCATGAGAAAGTCACGGCGTTTGTTCCCGCAGGCTCTACCTACGTATTCACCTCGTTCGACCAACGCCCCCTAAAGGCGATTAAGCAAGTTGACGCCAATGCCGACATCATGCTGATCAAAGGAGGTCCGCTGACTCCCGAACTAATGGCGGCGGCGAGAGCAATCGGCTCGAAGCGAATCGCGGCCAAGATGGAAGGTACGACGCGATTGGCTGTGAAAGAGGCCCAAAAGCAAGGTTTCATCGTGACCGGTTGGCCGGGCCATAATCTCAACGATTACTTTCTTGGGCTCGGTTTAGGCGTGGACGCGATCTGCAGTGATGTCCCTGTGCAAGTACAGGAATACATCGACACGAAGCGCAGTCGGTAGAGGGGCAGCCGGGGCTGGGCGGTTTGTCCATGGCTTCCCGGGCAATTGAGTTTGACCCGGGGAACCGCCGGTTCGAGTGTGAACGGGATATTGGATCTACCGGTGCAACGGTCGTAGCGCTACGCTTTTTTGCAACCGAACGATAACGAATCCCTATGGATTGGCATCCCGATCCATTTCGATTCTGCGTCAATCCCTTGGCAATGCACGAGATAGATCGTTTTCCGATGTGGTTCAGCGCAGCGGTGCATCACGGTCACCAGTGATGTACTTGTTAAGCAAACCAAACCACACGGTAGGACCATTTTAACAGTACTTGGCTTCCAGAACCCT includes these proteins:
- a CDS encoding glycerophosphodiester phosphodiesterase, yielding MMTTQFLYRIAFLATVWITVSTLEAAEKEPFHFGHRGGAHEFEENTLFAFKSCYEKGIRGFELDVRMTSDGELVVLHDDSLDRTHHGTGPVESLKAAEARKVHSKKQNEPLLFLDTLLAFLKDKPGMYVEFEMKTSNKDLYPDSRIAEYAAKLHEKVTAFVPAGSTYVFTSFDQRPLKAIKQVDANADIMLIKGGPLTPELMAAARAIGSKRIAAKMEGTTRLAVKEAQKQGFIVTGWPGHNLNDYFLGLGLGVDAICSDVPVQVQEYIDTKRSR
- a CDS encoding potassium-transporting ATPase subunit F, with amino-acid sequence MNAIVILVVVLSFVYLTYAMLRPEKF
- a CDS encoding potassium-transporting ATPase subunit C, which translates into the protein MFTEFIRALRLTGLTISVCVIAYTALVLAAATVIAPEKRLGSLVYGSDGKVVGSRLVAQKFSRPEYLWPRPSAVDYNAAGAGGSNMSPTNPDIRKRAKAILSNYALKNGATIPADLVTASGSGLDPHISLAAALIQADRIAMSRQVDISILQDLLQRQAASELTNTAAPEGFVNVFEFNLMLDSIHQPKRVSSRFGDLSVAATLLERVPDADTLPLVATEDVDRTR
- the kdpB gene encoding potassium-transporting ATPase subunit KdpB is translated as MSTVSVEPSSSQPSSGQPGQPSHRPRPELFNWSMLVPSIFRSFEMLNPVRMAKNPVMFIAEVGAALTTLITAEAIFAGGEAASYFLGLTVILWFTVLFANFAESVAEARGRAQAASLRSARKDVTANKVAEIAGRVIDEVPASTLKVGDYVVVRPGETIPADGEVVQGIALVDESAVTGESAPVIRESGGDRSAVTGGTRVVSDHIVVKVTAKPGESFLDRMIAMVEGANRSKTPNEIALTILLAGLTMVFLLVCVTLYPIATYFNVTIDIPTLVALLVCLIPTTIGALLAAIGIAGIARLSQANVMAMSGRAVEAAGDVDVLLLDKTGTITLGNRQAAEFIPAPGIDEKRLATVAQLASLADETAEGRSIVILAKNQYSLRGQSLEEMAAEVVPFSARTRMSGLNLEGRVIRKGAVDAIANHLAAHGRELPREVKSEAECIAKAGGTPLVVAENDQALGVVYLKDIVKGGIKERFIELRRMGIKTVMITGDNPLTAAAIAAEAGVDDYLAEATPEAKLELIRRYQSEGHMVAMTGDGTNDAPALAQADVAVAMNSGTQAAKEAGNMVDLDSNPTKLIDVVATGKQMLMTRGALTTFSIANDVAKYFAIIPAVFMSAMPHLAPLNIMGLATPRSAILAAVIFNAVIIPLLIPIAIKGVKYRPIGADALLGTNLLVYGLGGLIVPFVGIKAIDWMLVAVGWI
- the kdpA gene encoding potassium-transporting ATPase subunit KdpA, with product MNTWIPFVLILGMAVAMAWPLSRYMQWAFDSQSPSPFIRRWHHWLDLGLGRIDLSTTGTWSGYCRSMLVFNYGMFVLVYAVLSFQDYLPLNPDKKVGLEPTLAFNTAISFVTNTNLQHYSGEVALSYFSQLSLMWLQFVSAATGLAVLVAVARVMAGAKIMGDFYRDVATASFLVLLPLAIVVALCLAVSGVPMALAGAVEATTLEGATQTIARGPVAAFVAIKQLGTNGGGFFGTNSTHPLENPTFWTNVISNFSIILIPMASVWMFGRVTGRLRHSHAVFGVMLILFVGFIAYASICEQQSTKALDSLPIASSSNLEGKELRFGTLAGPVWAVSTTSTSNGSVNAMHDSLNPMTSIAPLTGMWLNVEFGGVGVGMLNMFMFIVMSVFLAGMMVGRTPEYLARKIEAFEIKLALLTILSHPLFILGGTALFAATAWGRGTISNPGSHGLTQIFYEFSSAAANNGSGFEGLADNTPPWNIATGLVMLFARFIPIIAPLAIAGSLSSKRATPEGAGTFRTDSWLFCVILLGTVLIVGALLFLPLAVLGPIAEQLQTAQ